Proteins co-encoded in one Malus domestica chromosome 09, GDT2T_hap1 genomic window:
- the LOC103442674 gene encoding mitochondrial pyruvate carrier 4-like produces the protein MANSKLQAFWNHPAGPKTIHFWAPTFKWGLTIANILDSATPPEKLSYPQQSVLACSGLIWARYSTVIIPKNWNLVSVNFAMSVTAMYQLSRKIQHDLSIKNQEVAAEEE, from the exons ATGGCAAATTCCAAGCTGCAAGCATTTTGGAACCACCCAGCTGGCCCCAAAACGA TCCATTTCTGGGCCCCAACATTTAAATGGGGTCTAACCATTGCAAATATTCTTGACTCAGCAACACCACCAGAGAAACTATCCTATCCTCAGCAGTCAG TCCTTGCATGCAGTGGACTAATATGGGCAAGATACAGCACCGTAATTATACCA AAGAACTGGAATCTTGTGAGTGTCAATTTCGCTATGTCTGTAACCGCTATGTATCAACTTTCGCGTAAAATTCA GCATGACTTGTCCATCAAAAACCAAGAAGTTGCTGCAGAAGAAGAATGA
- the LOC103442675 gene encoding uncharacterized protein, translating into MEDPQVEHNIWVIWRGKRFNVEISSGATVKDLGHELQKLTDVKADTMRLIVPQFSDKSSKMLSPFSDGHQNLSLQEASIVEGKSIRMMGVSENEVDEVLQNAKANLRIAGFDEEEKRLRQRMTGRPQSLKLPQGPYIFCEFRTLQLPGIELNPPALEALKRMHMLAADPGIISVMNKHRWHVGIMTEMAPVGYVGISPKCILGFNKNHGEEISLRLRTDDLKGFRKYESIKKTLLHELAHMVYSEHDANFYALDKQLNQEAESLDWTRSTSHTLSGVRYPEQYEEDFIVGDRSNSSQKLGGNISNRLPSARSASVVAAYHRMATVSHDSVSEAHEESHPDDSGSDMLKESKLQKNPAMEPDPDAQSDNQNKFEPSPDDSQGTNESSSQFSGSGTLFGKDFSESMICQPELAGTESREEPDPDNMDIMESRGQARNNVDEPDPDDLDAKADNLGYGSYGNIIRPKHDNSLVTETIKHEDNPRKAYYEPDPDDSHSNGVTQADPDPDANLVHPQDTSRMQIDEPDPDDQEFQRIQDPVTIFCKRLQENIKMLQAEVNPTQATTVLQTLFKIIRNVLEHPGEMKYRKLRKANPTIQRNVALYKAAMEFLLLIGFNESVVDEVGKQETYLVLKRDDPGLLWLAKSTLETFVS; encoded by the exons ATGGAAGATCCACAAGTGGAGCACAATATTTGGGTCATATGGAGAGGTAAAAGGTTTAATGTGGAGATCAGTTCGGGTGCTACTGTAAAGGATCTCGGGCATGAACTGCAAAAGTTAACGGATGTTAAAGCAGATACGATGAGGCTAATTGTTCCGCAGTTCTCGGATAAAAGCTCAAAAATGTTGTCTCCCTTCTCTGATGGGCATCAGAACTTGAGTTTACAGGAAGCTTCCATCGTTGAG GGGAAGTCCATCAGAATGATGGGAGTGTCTGAAAACGAGGTTGATGAAGTTTTACAAAATGCAAAGGCAAACTTAAGGATAGCTGGATTTGATGAAGAGGAAAAGAGACTGAGGCAGCGGATGACAGGCAGGCCTCAGAGTCTGAAACTTCCGCAAGGACCTTATATCTTTTGTGAATTCCGGACACTTCAACTTCCAGGAATTGAG TTGAACCCTCCGGCTTTAGAGGCGTTGAAAAGAATGCACATGCTTGCTGCAGATCCTGGAATTATTTCTGTCATGAACAAG CATCGTTGGCATGTGGGAATCATGACTGAAATGGCCCCTGTTGGTTATGTTGGCATAAGTCCCAAATGCATCCTCGGCTTCAATAAG AACCATGGAGAGGAGATATCTCTGCGTCTTCGAACAGATGACCTCAAGGGTTTCAGGAAATATGAAAGTATCAAGAAAACTCTTCTGCATGAACTT GCTCACATGGTATATTCTGAACATGATGCGAACTTTTATGCTTTGGATAAACAG TTGAACCAAGAAGCTGAGAGTTTAGATTGGACGAGATCAACAAGTCACACACTGAGTGGAGTGCGGTACCCGGAACAGTATGAAGAAGACTTCATTGTTGGAGACAGAAGTAATTCTTCTCAGAAGCTTGGAGGAAATATATCCAATCGGCTGCCAAGCGCTCGTTCAGCTTCAGTGGTTGCTGCTTATCACCGTATGGCAACTGTTTCTCATGATAGTGTCTCTGAAGCACATGAAGAATCACATCCTGATGATTCCGGGTCAGATATGCTAAAAGAATCCAAACTTCAGAAGAACCCTGCTATGGAGCCTGATCCTGATGCCCAGTCTGACAATCAGAACAAGTTTGAGCCCAGTCCTGATGATTCTCAGGGAACTAATGAATCATCCTCACAATTTTCGGGAAGCGGGACCTTATTTGGAAAAGATTTCAGTGAGTCTATGATCTGTCAACCTGAGTTAGCGGGGACTGAGTCTCGTGAAGAACCAGATCCTGATAATATGGATATTATGGAAAGCAGGGgtcaagcaaggaataatgtgGACGAACCTGATCCTGATGACTTGGATGCAAAAGCAGATAATTTAGGATATGGTTCATATGGAAATATTATAAGACCTAAACACGACAATTCTTTGGTTACTGAAACCATCAAACATGAAGACAATCCAAGGAAGGCTTATTATGAACCTGATCCTGATGATTCTCATTCAAATGGTGTCACTCAGGCAGATCCTGATCCTGATGCTAATTTGGTGCATCCACAGGATACATCCAGAATGCAGATTGATGAACCCGATCCAGATGATCAAGAATTTCAGAGAATTCAAGACCCTGTTACAATTTTTTGTAAACGCTTGCAGGAGAACATTAAGATGCTGCAAGCTGAGGTTAATCCCACACAGGCTACCACAGTCCTCCAAACTCTCTTTAAGATAATAAG GAATGTGCTTGAACACCCAGGTGAGATGAAATACAGGAAACTTCGCAAG GCAAACCCCACAATCCAGAGGAATGTGGCACTCTACAAAG CTGCCATGGAATTCCTTCTCCTGATTGGCTTCAACGAAAGCGTCGTGGATGAAGTTGGAAAGCAAGAGACTTACCTTGTGCTGAAGCGAGATGATCCGGGCTTATTATGGCTTGCCAAGTCCACCCTTGAGACATTTGTTTCCTAA
- the LOC103442677 gene encoding protein-tyrosine-phosphatase IBR5, giving the protein MRKRERENPCGVCGHYHKYEEGEVCGVCGHRMPAVAERTSIQVSAFPSEILPEFLYLGSYDNASRSELLKTQGISRVLNTVPACQNLYKNSFTYHYLQDDKILQFEDANQFLEQCERDKARVLVHCMSGKNRSPAIVIAYLMKSRGWRLAPSYQWVKERRPAVELSEANYHQLQEYEEKIFGSTDSSNPTLPAFPPAAPSFSFGFPRANDPVPLPAFNNDGATSIFARPPIDIPPQDFTFGASQPQNVISGSAFRANLQNSNPSDIPMDSS; this is encoded by the exons AtgaggaagagggagagggagaaccCATGTGGGGTTTGTGGGCACTATCACAAATACGAAGAGGGCGAGGTCTGTGGGGTCTGCGGCCATCGAATGCCGGCGGTAGCTGAGAGAACTTCGATCCAAGTTAGTGCTTTTCCGTCTGAGATCTTGCCGGAGTTTCTCTATTTGGGCAGCTACGATAACGCTTCTCGTTCTGAACTTCTCAAGACTCAGGGAATCTCTCGTGTTCTAAAT ACGGTTCCTGCTTGTCAAAATCTCTATAAGAATTCGTTCACTTATCACTATCTCCAAGATGACAAAATTTTGCAATTTGAGGATGCAAATCAATTTTTAG AGCAATGTGAAAGGGACAAAGCTCGCGTTTTAGTGCACTGCATGTCTGGGAAAAATAG GTCTCCGGCTATTGTAATAGCATATTTGATGAAATCGAGGGGATGGAGACTTGCACCGAGTTACCAGTGGGTGAAAGAACGGAGACCTGCTGTTGAATTAAGTGAAG CAAATTACCATCAACTGCAGGAGTACGAGGAAAAGATCTTTGGATCAACCGACAGTAGCAACCCAACCTTGCCAGCCTTTCCACCGGCTGCACCTTCGTTTAGCTTTGGCTTCCCAAGAGCCAATGATCCAGTTCCCCTACCTGCATTTAACAATGATGGTGCTACCTCCATTTTTGCCCGGCCTCCCATAGACATTCCTCCTCAAGACTTTACATTCGGAGCCAGCCAGCCTCAAAATGTCATCTCAGGAAGCGCTTTCAGGGCAAACCTGCAGAATTCAAACCCCAGTGATATTCCAATGGATAGTTCTTGA
- the LOC103442680 gene encoding 3-oxoacyl-[acyl-carrier-protein] synthase, mitochondrial, producing MAIVGALKKTMASPPWRNLFSRRMSSFFFDPPPPLRSRRVVVTGLGMVTPLGCGVETTWKRLIEGECGIRALTHQDIKMNGFDSDTQSYTFDQLTSKVAAIVPCGTEPGEFNEELWLNSKDHRSMARFIGYAMCAAEEALKDANWMPTEPEERERTGVSIGGGTGSISDILDAAQMICEKRIRRLSPFFIPRILINMASGHISMKYGFQGPNHAAVTACATGAHSLGDATRMIQFGDSDVMVAGGTESSIDALSIAGFCKSRALTTKYNSSPQEASRPFDCGRDGFVIGEGSGVVVLEELEHAKNRGAKIYAEIRGYGMSGDAYHITQPHTDGRGAILAMTHALRQSGLHPKQVDYVNAHATSTPLGDAIEANAIKTIFSDHVTSGALALSSTKGAVGHLLGAAGAVEAMFSILAIHHGIAPPTLNLSQPDPVFKDAFMPLTTSKTMPIRAALSNSFGFGGTNASLLFTSAP from the exons ATGGCCATTGTTGGCGCTTTGAAGAAAACAATGGCCTCTCCCCCTTGGCGCAATCTCTTCAGTCGTCGCATGTCCTCGTTTTTCTTCGACCCccctcctcctcttcgttctcgCAGAGTCGTCGTCactg GGTTGGGCATGGTGACGCCATTGGGCTGCGGAGTGGAGACGACGTGGAAGAGACTCATAGAAGGCGAGTGCGGCATAAGGGCACTGACCCATCAAGATATCAAGATGAACGGCTTTGATTCAGACACCCAATCGTACACCTTCGACCAGCTCACCTCCAAAGTTGCTGCAATCGTACCCTGTGGAACCGAACCAGGTGAATTCAACGAGGAACTGTGGCTCAATTCCAAG GATCATCGTTCAATGGCTAGATTTATTGGGTATGCAATGTGTGCTGCTGAAGAAGCACTTAAAGATGCTAATTGGATGCCTACTGAGCCCGAAGAGAGGGAAAGAACg GGTGTCTCAATTGGTGGGGGAACTGGAAGTATCAGTGACATATTGGATGCTGCACAAATGATTTGTGAGAAG CGTATTCGACGTCTTAGTCCTTTCTTCATTCCTCGGATACTAATCAACATGGCATCTGGTCATATCAGCATGAAATATGGATTTCAG GGACCAAATCATGCTGCAGTAACAGCTTGTGCTACTGGAGCACATTCTCTGGGTGATGCCACAAGGATGATTCAGTTTGGAGATTCAGATGTTATGGTGGCTGGAGGCACAGAGTCTAGCATTGATGCTTTATCAATAGCAGGATTTTGCAA GTCAAGGGCCTTGACCACGAAATACAATTCCTCCCCACAAGAAGCATCACGACCTTTTGACTGTGGTCGGGATGGGTTTGT AATCGGTGAAGGTTCTGGTGTTGTGGTTTTGGAG GAGCTTGAGCATGCAAAGAATCGAGGAGCAAAAATATATGCAGAAATTCGTGGTTATGGCATGTCAG GTGATGCGTATCATATTACTCAACCACATACTGATGGAAGAGGTGCCATTCTGGCCATGACACATGCCCTTAGACAG TCAGGCCTTCATCCTAAACAAGTGGATTATGTAAATGCACATGCTACGTCGACACCTTTGG GTGATGCAATAGAAGCCAATGCTATCAAAACCATTTTCTCTGACCATGTGACATCAGGTGCTTTAGCATTGTCCTCCACCAAG GGAGCTGTTGGTCATCTCCTTGGTGCGGCTGGAGCTGTTGAAGCAATGTTTTCTATTTTGGCCATACACCAT GGAATTGCACCACCAACGCTTAATCTGTCACAACCAGATCCAGTATTTAAGGATGCTTTCATGCCTCTGACAACTTCAAAGACCATGCCAATAAGAGCAGCTTTGTCAAACTCTTTTGGCTTCGGAGGAACAAATGCATCCCTGTTGTTTACATCTGCTCCTTGA
- the LOC103442679 gene encoding tRNase Z TRZ2, chloroplastic, producing MQISLTISPSKAPLIFPFHQPISQIPKPQRASLQTHANSVNSLKGSPLLPAFGRAIEDEEYRLARSQVLRKGMDLEGLNIEGLSIGGHETCIIIPEFKCAFDIGRCPSRAIHQNNLFITHAHLDHIGGLPMYVASRGLYNLKPPTVFVPPCIKEDVEKLIDIHRTMGHVELNLDLVALDVGETYELRNNLVVRPFRTQHAIPSQGYVIYSVRKKLKKQYIHLKGKQIEKLKKSGVEITDVILSPEVAFTGDTTSDYMLDPRNADALRAKILITEATFLDEGCSIEHARQHGHTHIDEIIENAQWIRNKSVLLTHFSSRYHLEDIRQAVSKLQSKLSAKVIPLTEGFKSIHA from the exons ATGCAAATTTCTCTGACCATTTCACCCTCCAAAGCCCCTCTAATTTTCCCCTTCCACCAACCCATCTCCCAAATACCAAAGCCCCAGAGAGCTTCACTGCAAACCCATGCCAATTCCGTAAATTCCCTCAAAGGGTCGCCTTTGCTTCCCGCATTCGGTCGGGCAATCGAGGACGAAGAGTACCGGCTGGCCCGGTCCCAGGTTCTCCGGAAAGGTATGGACTTGGAGGGCTTGAACATTGAGGGTCTCTCAATTGGCGGCCATGAGACCTGCATTATCATCCCGGAGTTCAAGTGCGCTTTCGACATCGGGAGGTGCCCCTCCAGAGCCATTCATCAGAACAATTTGTTCATCACTCATGCCCATCTTGATCATATT GGTGGGCTGCCGATGTATGTGGCCAGCCGTGGTTTGTACAACTTGAAACCTCCAACGGTATTTGTGCCTCCTTGTATTAAAGAGGATGTGGAGAAGCTAATAGACATTCACAGAACGATGGGTCATGTGGAATTGAATCTTGATTTGGTTGCATTGGATGTTG GTGAAACATATGAATTGCGGAATAACCTTGTTGTCCGGCCATTTAGGACTCAACATGCTATACCTAGCCAG ggtTATGTGATTTACTCGGTTAGAAAAAAGCTGAAGAAGCAGTACATTCATCTAAAAGGGAAgcagattgagaaattgaagaagtcTGGTGTTGAG atTACAGACGTTATATTGTCACCAGAAGTGGCCTTCACTGGGGATACAACGTCAGATTATATGCTGGATCCACGCAATGCTGATGCCTTGAGGGCAAAGATTCTTATAACTGAG GCAACTTTTCTGGATGAAGGGTGCAGCATTGAGCATGCACGACAACATGGTCATACTCATATAGACGAG ATCATTGAGAATGCCCAATGGATAAGAAATAAGTCAGTTCTGTTAACCCATTTCTCCTCCCGCTACCATCTAGAG GACATTCGTCAAGCTGTATCAAAGTTGCAGTCCAAGCTGTCAGCAAAAGTGATCCCTCTTACAGAAGGTTTCAAATCTATCCACGCTTAG